The following are from one region of the Stigmatella ashevillena genome:
- the hemG gene encoding protoporphyrinogen oxidase, with translation MAVIAVVGGGITGLALAHRLRSRGKDAVVLEAGPRLGGVIQTRQRDGFSTETGPNSFLDREPATRELAASVGVEDRIRMADPAAKSRYLYTRGQLRPVPASPPAFLKSDLLPLGARLRVLAELFTGRASPGRDESLGDFGRRHLGAQATSVLLDSMQTGTYAGDLEALSAEAAFPMLKQLEHEHRSLILGAVRTQKARRTAAPTGTALKGAMCTFEGGLGTLVDALARALGPAARTGAEVEGLTRSQDGWRLSVRERGQHAELEASQVVLTVPAHVSAELLSPLDASLAGHLKAIPYAPIAVVHLGFAPGRTPAPDGFGFLVPAQEQRQVLGVIHASTVFPFRAEGGRVLYTCLMGGARRPDLVGLDEEALAALAQKELRELAGVTASPDFTEVIRWPRGIPQYTVGHLERLSAIDSALARLPGLHLAGNAYKGVGINDCIRTAAALADALTSR, from the coding sequence ATGGCCGTCATTGCCGTCGTCGGAGGAGGCATCACCGGGCTCGCGCTGGCGCATCGCCTCCGCTCACGTGGAAAGGATGCGGTCGTGCTGGAAGCCGGTCCACGGTTGGGCGGAGTGATCCAGACCAGACAACGTGATGGGTTCTCTACGGAGACAGGACCCAACAGCTTCCTTGACAGAGAACCTGCCACCCGGGAGCTGGCCGCGAGCGTGGGCGTGGAAGATCGGATCCGCATGGCGGATCCCGCGGCGAAGTCACGCTACCTCTATACACGTGGGCAACTCCGGCCCGTGCCCGCCTCTCCTCCCGCGTTCCTGAAGTCGGATCTGCTGCCGCTGGGGGCACGGCTGCGCGTCCTCGCAGAGCTCTTCACAGGCCGCGCGTCACCGGGCCGTGACGAATCCCTCGGTGACTTCGGACGAAGGCACCTGGGCGCCCAGGCCACGTCGGTGCTGCTGGACTCGATGCAGACGGGCACCTACGCGGGGGACCTGGAGGCGCTGAGCGCGGAGGCCGCCTTTCCGATGCTGAAGCAACTGGAGCATGAACACCGCAGCCTCATCCTCGGCGCGGTGAGAACCCAGAAGGCGCGGCGCACGGCGGCGCCCACGGGCACGGCACTGAAGGGGGCCATGTGCACATTCGAGGGAGGCCTGGGCACGCTGGTGGATGCGCTGGCGCGGGCGCTCGGGCCCGCGGCCCGCACCGGCGCGGAGGTGGAAGGGCTCACGCGAAGCCAGGACGGCTGGCGCCTCTCGGTGCGCGAGCGAGGACAGCACGCGGAGCTGGAAGCCTCCCAGGTGGTGTTGACCGTACCGGCCCATGTCTCCGCGGAGCTGCTCAGCCCCTTGGACGCATCGCTCGCGGGGCACCTGAAGGCCATTCCCTACGCGCCCATCGCCGTGGTGCACCTGGGCTTTGCCCCAGGAAGGACCCCCGCGCCAGACGGCTTTGGCTTCCTCGTTCCGGCCCAGGAGCAACGGCAGGTGCTGGGCGTCATTCACGCCTCCACGGTCTTCCCGTTCCGCGCGGAAGGAGGGCGTGTCCTCTACACGTGCCTGATGGGGGGCGCGCGGAGACCGGACCTCGTGGGGCTGGACGAGGAGGCCCTGGCGGCGCTTGCCCAGAAGGAACTGCGCGAGCTGGCCGGCGTGACGGCGAGCCCTGACTTCACGGAGGTCATCCGCTGGCCGAGGGGAATTCCGCAATACACCGTGGGCCACCTGGAGCGGCTGTCCGCCATCGACTCGGCCCTGGCGCGACTGCCGGGCCTGCACCTGGCCGGCAATGCCTACAAAGGCGTGGGGATCAACGACTGCATCCGCACCGCGGCCGCGTTGGCCGATGCCTTGACGTCCAGGTGA
- the pdxH gene encoding pyridoxamine 5'-phosphate oxidase, whose product MELPQDPIERFAVLYEQAKKAIPVDPNAMIVSSVGAEGRPSSRVVLLKDFDARGFVFFTNLTSRKGHELLGQPFAALVFYWAPLERQIRIEGRVERVSEEESNAYFQSRARGSQVGAWASLQSQPLPSRELLEARVDAVTKQYEGSPVPRPPHWAGLRVVPDRIEFWHARPSRLHERLVYLREDGAWHTELLYP is encoded by the coding sequence ATGGAACTGCCCCAGGACCCCATCGAACGCTTCGCCGTGCTGTATGAGCAGGCGAAAAAAGCCATCCCCGTGGATCCGAACGCCATGATCGTCTCCTCGGTGGGGGCAGAGGGCCGTCCCTCCTCGCGCGTCGTCCTCCTCAAGGACTTCGATGCGCGCGGCTTCGTCTTCTTCACCAACCTCACCAGCCGCAAGGGCCACGAGCTGCTGGGCCAGCCCTTCGCCGCGCTCGTCTTCTACTGGGCGCCCCTGGAGCGGCAGATCCGCATCGAGGGGCGCGTGGAGCGCGTCTCCGAGGAAGAGTCCAACGCCTACTTCCAGAGCCGCGCCCGGGGCAGCCAGGTGGGCGCGTGGGCCAGCCTCCAGAGCCAGCCGCTGCCCTCCCGGGAACTCCTGGAGGCGCGGGTGGACGCCGTGACGAAACAGTACGAAGGCAGCCCGGTGCCCCGTCCGCCGCACTGGGCCGGTCTGCGCGTGGTGCCCGACCGCATCGAGTTCTGGCACGCCCGCCCCAGCCGCCTGCACGAGCGGCTCGTCTACCTGCGCGAGGACGGCGCCTGGCACACCGAGCTGCTCTACCCCTGA
- a CDS encoding SDR family oxidoreductase — MRYAISGASRGIGLEFVRQLLERGDTVEAGVRAPAEARLLSPLMNSVGPRLRIHELDITNQSSVRSFASAVSDGPLDVLINNAGVSGKWCSFMEMDYEDMTKVMETNSVGPMRLSAALMPAVLRGSTRKIIHLTTRMASLTENTRGGVYGFEGGAYAYRMSKAALNVCMRTMAVDFRDQGLITAAINPGWVRTEMGGKLAPMRPEDAVRGMLRVIDDITKEQSGMFLDFQGREVPW, encoded by the coding sequence ATGCGCTACGCCATCTCCGGTGCCAGCCGTGGCATCGGCCTCGAATTTGTCCGGCAACTTCTCGAACGTGGCGACACTGTGGAAGCGGGGGTCCGAGCTCCCGCGGAGGCACGGTTGCTCTCCCCGCTGATGAACAGCGTCGGCCCTCGCTTGCGGATTCACGAGCTCGACATCACCAACCAGTCCAGTGTGCGTTCCTTCGCGTCCGCGGTGAGTGACGGTCCGTTGGATGTGCTCATCAACAACGCGGGGGTCAGCGGCAAGTGGTGCTCCTTCATGGAGATGGATTACGAGGACATGACGAAGGTCATGGAGACCAACTCCGTGGGCCCCATGCGGCTGTCCGCCGCGCTGATGCCCGCGGTGCTCCGGGGCTCCACACGGAAGATCATCCATCTGACGACGCGCATGGCCTCGCTCACCGAGAACACCCGAGGAGGTGTCTATGGGTTCGAGGGCGGGGCGTATGCCTACCGCATGTCCAAGGCCGCGCTGAACGTGTGCATGCGCACCATGGCCGTGGATTTCCGGGACCAGGGGCTCATCACCGCGGCGATCAATCCAGGCTGGGTGCGCACGGAGATGGGCGGCAAGCTGGCGCCCATGCGTCCGGAGGACGCGGTGCGAGGAATGTTGCGCGTCATCGATGACATCACCAAGGAGCAGAGCGGCATGTTCCTCGACTTCCAGGGCCGCGAGGTGCCCTGGTAG